In a genomic window of Rhopalosiphum maidis isolate BTI-1 chromosome 4, ASM367621v3, whole genome shotgun sequence:
- the LOC113557829 gene encoding ubiquitin carboxyl-terminal hydrolase 3-like, translating to MDEDMDCPHIVDAAEKLKLDVEQIRATLNNRSCNVCLRVDQLWMCMECRQILCGHNAAGHSTAHYEFHQTHCIFINVESAAIFCFKCNSDIEPKNHDDELNRLRQFILYNRGPSANNSGPSANNTNKKRRRRKAPKAAKPKKNSLKRGPRANKKVCIPNNENDCFMNTVSQALSEQEPQTVIPNTVNNSKKPLKAVVPKKALKAKPKKPFFKRGPRTNKKVGISNSGNNCFMNAVWQSLRHLKPFIYCMKLFKLAEICHQNNNNSSDPRLQHCIAQELWKLLMTLVEWQKPAGYKFREAISPTALLSIVCKIKPRYKGFHQHDAHEFLMFTLDTLHSELKDEKSKLLLEEGITNENPNKIDTLVSMMFRGFLLSEVCCLNCNTPSRTRDPITDISLDVPDYKNADPSVSRPVDLLTDCLARYFEIEELNEKNFYYCDKCESQQRSTKRFWINALPNVFCLHLKRFRWEETYRTKVHTHIKFPMESLDMSQYLDNEMKKVLVNESSYLFDLVAVVVHDGEGGGSGHYTSYALDEKEDQWYEYNDEKVHEVDASLVENVQAYMLFYIKREMRINFTEK from the exons ATGGATGAAGATATGGACTGCCCACACATTGTCGACGCAGCCGAAAAGCTGAAGTTGGATGTGGAACAGATTAGAGCTACACTCAACAACAGGAGTTGCAATG tttgcTTACGAGTAGATCAACTATGGATGTGTATGGAGTGTCGACAAATTCTTTGTGGACATAATGCCGCAGGACACAGTACTGCACATTATGAGTTCCACCAAACTCattgcatatttataaatgtagaaTCTGCAGCTATATTCtg tttcaagTGTAATTCTGATATAGAACCAAAAAACCACGATGATGAATTGAACCGTCTtcgacaatttattttgtataatcgtGGACCTAGTGCAAATAATAGTGGACCAAGTGCAAATAATACTAACAAAAAGAGAAGacg aaGAAAAGCACCTAAAGCTgctaaaccaaaaaaaaatagtcttaAACGAGGTCCTAGAGCTAATAAAAAAGtctgtatacctaataatgaaaatgactGTTTCATGAATACAGTTTCCCAAGCTCTtag tgaacAAGAACCTCAAACTGTTATACCAAACACAGTtaacaattcaaaaaaacCACTTAAAGCTGTTGTACCAAAAAAAGCACTCAAAGCTAAACCTAAAAAACCATTCTTTAAGAGAGGTCCTAgaactaataaaaaagttgGTATATCTAATAGTGGAAACAATTGCTTTATGAACGCAGTTTGGCAATCGCTtcg CCATCTAAAACCATTTATATACTGtatgaaattgtttaaacTTGCTGAAATATGCcatcaaaataacaataatagttcaGATCCAAGGTTGCAACATTGTATAGCACAAGAATTATGGAAATTATTGATGACATTAGTTGAATGGCAAAAACCGGCAGGCTATAAATTTAGAGAAGCAATTTCACCAACAGCTCTTCTCTCTATTGTCTGCAAAATTAAACCTCGCTACAa agGATTTCATCAACATGATGCTCATGAATTTTTGATGTTTACATTGGATACTTTACATTCCGAGCTGAAAGatgaaaaaagtaaattgttgTTAGAGGAGGGAATAACAAATGAAAAtcctaataaaattgatacacTTGTGTCCATGATGTTTCGTGGGTTTTTATTAAGTGAG gtgtgctgtttaaattgtaatacaccTTCCAGAACAAGAGATCCAATCACAGATATTTCACTAGATGTTCCAGATTACAAAAATGCTGACCCATCTGTATCTCGACCGGTTGATCTTTTAACTG attgttTGGCacgttattttgaaatagaagaactaaatgaaaaaaacttttactacTGTGACAAGTGTGAAAGCCAACAAAGATCCACTAAAAGATTTTGGATTAACGCTTTGcctaat gtGTTTTGTCTCCATCTTAAACGGTTTAGATGGGAAGAAACTTATCGTACTAAAGTCCatacacatattaaatttCCTATGGAATCATTAGATATGTCTCAATATTTGgataatgaaatgaaaaaagtattaGTTAATGAAAGTTCATACTTGTTTGATTTAGTTGCAGTTGTTGTACATGATGGAGAagg AGGAGGATCTGGGCATTATACTTCTTATGCTTTAGATGAAAAAGaag atcaatggtatgaatataatgatgaaaaaGTACACGAAGTTGATGCATCTTTGGTAGAAAATGTGCAAGCTTATAtgctattttacattaaaaggGAAATGAGAATTAACTTTACTGAGAAATAA